One Oncorhynchus keta strain PuntledgeMale-10-30-2019 chromosome 34, Oket_V2, whole genome shotgun sequence genomic window, CcaaaacttctacagatgcacaatcgagagcatcctgtcaggctgtatcaccgcctggtatggcaactgctctggccacaaccttaaggctctccagagggtagtgaggtctgcacaacgcatcaccgggggcaaactacctgccctacaggacacctacaccacccgatgtctcaggaaggccataaagatcatcaaggacaacaaccacccgagccactgcctgttcaccccgctctgtcaggaggaatgggccaaaagtcTACCCAataacatttgacccaagttaaaacaatttaaaggcaatgctaataAATACGAAttctgtgtatgtaaacttctgacccactgggaatgtgatgaaagaaataaaagctgaaattaatcactctttactattgttctgacatttcacattcttaaaataaagtggtgatcctaactgacctaagacaggcaattttactaggattaaatgtcaggaattgtgaacaactgagttgaaatgtatttggctaaggtgtatgtaaattccgacttcaactgtagatgttcCCATTTTAGTAATCAAGCAAGCTAGTAATATTTACTTTTGTCTTTCATACAGGTGAACTGGAAACCCAGTGTCAACAGGTGGGTTTGCAGCCGACATTTTCTTTTGGGAAAGAAAAATGGCCATGTATTTACCAGAAAAGGTAACTCATCCACCATGGCAGAAGAGGAGGATCCAGAAACATCAACCACGGCAGAAAAAGTTCCAGGTTCCTTGGCCGCTGAAGGATGTAGGAGGCTGCGGTCTTCATAGTTGCAAAATGTTCTCACTGTGTTGCATCTTGAGGAAAAATGAACGCAGTTCAATGTTCTACATGAGAATCAGCTGTATACCCGCAACAGGTATTTAGCATCACAGCTGACTGATGAAGTACTTNNNNNNNNNNNNNNNNNNNNNNNNNNNNNNNNNNNNNNNNNNNNNNNNNNNNNNNNNNNNNNNNNNNNNNNNNNNNNNNNNNNNNNNNNNNNNNNNNNNNTATGATTGACTATATCCGCGACTGCTCTGCTCTTTTGTTCACCTGAAATCCTCTCTTACACCTTAGCCACGTGATTAGACCCATCCGACCTTTCGGAACTGTCAGACCGGTTATGCCATAATCATACCCAACCACACAACCGGAtaaagggaggtggggagaggtagGAGGTGGTGCTAGAGAGTTGGACAAGACATCATCTTCATTCTTTACACAGATTTTGAGGATTGAGGTGTGTTTTGTGTTCTTTAACAGTGCTTTCAATTTGGATTGTAAAGAATTTTTTGAACTAAAAAAAGGCAACTCAGGAAGAAGAATACAGGACCAGGAATGACAGTAAGCCTCAGATTTACTgtagaggaaaggaagaggaacAAAATGATATATAAAGAAGTTCATATATTTGCTTCAGGCTTCATGCTGTAGGCTATGGGAGGACTATGGTAACAAACGAGTCATAGAAACTCACTCATACGACCACACATTATCATTGACTCAGTGAATAAGGTAAACCGTTTAATAGTCACTTTGCTCTCTGCCACACAAAATTAATATTGTAAAGACGTAGgtgatatatagatatacatacagtatatacacataaaagtccagcagacacacatacattcacacagGGACAAATACATAGACTTAAAGAACATAAAGAACCAACGCCCACACAAACTCTGAGGCAGCCATGAGGGTTTTATTGGTGGTAGCAGGCCTAACAATCCTGGTCTCTATGGGCCTGGCCCTGATCGTCTTTGGCCAGCCCCTGACAGAAGCCAAGCTGACCTTGCAGAACCTGCATCTGGATCAGATGCAGCAAGCTCGCGTCAACCAACTCAAGGAGAGGCAGTGGGTGGAAAACCTGCTGAAGGGGCAGTTAGACTCGAAGAAGAAGAatgtggaggagatggaggcagaGGTGAAGAAACTGacggaagaggaggggaagaagaagaCTGAGGTCGAGGCCTGCCAGGCAGAGAAGGTGAGAGACAGATCATTACTGTTCTATACATACTAGACAGACCTGGGTTAAATACTGAACATATAGACCATTGGTGTACTATAAAGACTAGACCAGGACTGCCCAACCCTCTTCATGGAGATCTACCATCCTGTTCATTTTCAGTCCAACCCTTACCTAACATACCTGATTCAGCTAGATAAGGCATTGGTGAGCAGCTAAAAGTAAAATCAGGTgtgctaaattagggttggagcgaaaatctggaggacagtagctctccaggtacagggcTGCCCTTCACTAGACAGACCTGGGTCGAATACTGAACATACAGGTATGTCAAGTAATGGAGCTGTTCTTGATTTCGTTTTCCTGGTACAATGGatccaatggaatagtcccaaagtGCAACGCCCAAGCATTGAACAGTGATGACAATGGCTTTGGGCTGTGTAGCTTGGAACAGGGTGCACTAAACCAGAGCAATCAAAAAAGCAATTGAAAGTATTTAACATTTGACCCATGTTGGTGTATGGTGCTTGTCAACCCACTGGGCATACATACACTGACTGAATAAAAAAAAATCCAcgtaatttcaatgaaatgacgttgAACAAATGTGGAATaaacgttgaattgacatctgtgcgcAGTGGAATGTGCTGAGTAGAAGGATTTGAAGGACTCGGATAAGGATTTTTAGTATGTACAGCAAACAGTAGGCGTTGAATGTTATTTTTCCCCTTTACCTATATTTGTGTTATCTCTCACTTTGGCACAAAGAAACAAAAGGAGGAAGTACTTGCACCCATACAAAAGGAGCAGAGTGATATTGAAGGTATGTGAGTCTTTTCTAGTAGAGTTGTTATTCTTGTAGCCACTTGTGCCACAAGGTGGGGAAATTTGGTAACATGTCAGCCACTGTAAcgtagtgcatctctctctctgggtgcattTCTGAAGAGGTTTCTATTTGtttctcttctctgctcttctcttctgATCACCTCTCCTTGTCTGTTCTCCTCAGTGACGTTCAAAACTGAAAAGGAGGCTTGGACTGGGGAGATCACCACACTCAAACAGCAGTTGGAGCAGAGGAGCAAAGTGTGTGGTTTTGTAAAGGACTCAACAGATACAGCGTAAGTAGCAGATTTGTATTACCTTGGGGAAGaatagttttatttatttttatttaacctttattcaaccaggtaggccagttgagaacaagttctcatttacaactgcgacttggccaagaaaaagcaaagcagagtgacacaaacaacaacccagagttacacatgaaataaacaagagtacagtcaataacacaatagaaagaaaaagtctatatacagtgtgtgcaaatggcgtgattaggtaaggcaatgaataggccatagtagcgaaataattacaatttagcaaataaacactggagtgacagatgtgcagatgatgatgtgcaagtcgaaatactgatgtgcaaaagagcagaaaagtaaataaaaacaatatggggatgaggtaggtagattgcatgggctatttacagatgggctatgtacagctgcagcagatcggttagctgctcagatagctgatgtttaaagatagtgagggaaatataagtctccaacttcagtaaTTTTTGGAATTCATTCCAGTCAAAAATAGAACTGTAAAAGTCTACTCACAGCACAGGTGAAACATCAAACAAAGTTCATGATGATAATAAAACCTCTTGTTTTCTCCAGGAAATTATGTCCACCCAAAGAAGGAGCAGCAAAAGCTGAAGCGGCCCCTGTAAAAGCTGAAGCGGCCCCTGTAAAAGCTGAAGCGGCCCCTGTAAAAGCTGAAGTGGCCCCTGTAAAAGCTGAAGCGGCCCCTGTAAAAGCTGAAGCTGCCCCTCTAAAAGCTGAAGCGGCCCCTGTAAAAGCTGAAGCGGCCCTTGTAAAAGCTGAAGCGGCCCCTGTAAAAGCTGAAGCGGCCCCTGTAAAAGCTGAAGCGGCCCCTGTAAAAGCTGAATAGGCCGCTGTACAAGGTG contains:
- the LOC127915074 gene encoding neurofilament heavy polypeptide-like isoform X11 yields the protein MRVLLVVAGLTILVSMGLALIVFGQPLTEAKLTLQNLHLDQMQQARVNQLKERQWVENLLKGQLDSKKKNVEEMEAEVKKLTEEEGKKKTEVEACQAEKKQKEEVLAPIQKEQSDIEVTFKTEKEAWTGEITTLKQQLEQRSKVCGFVKDSTDTAKLCPPKEGAAKAEAAPVKAEAAPVKAEAAPVKAEVAPVKAEAAPVKAEAAPLKAEAAPVKAEAALVKAEAAPVKAEAAPVKAEAAPVKAE
- the LOC127915074 gene encoding neurofilament heavy polypeptide-like isoform X10, whose translation is MRVLLVVAGLTILVSMGLALIVFGQPLTEAKLTLQNLHLDQMQQARVNQLKERQWVENLLKGQLDSKKKNVEEMEAEVKKLTEEEGKKKTEVEACQAEKKQKEEVLAPIQKEQSDIEVTFKTEKEAWTGEITTLKQQLEQRSKVCGFVKDSTDTAKLCPPKEGAAKAEAAPVKAEAAPVKAEAAPVKAEVAPVKAEAAPVKAEAAPLKAEAAPVKAEAALVKAEAAPVKAEAAPVKAEAAPVKAE